One window of Gemmatimonadota bacterium genomic DNA carries:
- a CDS encoding MerC domain-containing protein, which produces MARLSYQTAGDKIAIVLSTMCAIHCLTLPVALIAFPLLATTFVGDEHFHGLLMWLILPTSILALGLGCRRHKDQFVIGFGILGLSLLVVMVMVGHDLFGEIGERAGTVLGSGFLISGHIRNHHLCRKDDCEK; this is translated from the coding sequence ATGGCGCGTTTGAGCTATCAAACCGCAGGTGACAAAATCGCCATTGTTCTTTCAACAATGTGTGCGATCCATTGTTTGACATTGCCTGTTGCACTTATTGCGTTTCCGTTGTTGGCAACTACATTTGTTGGCGATGAACATTTTCATGGGCTTTTGATGTGGCTGATTCTGCCTACCAGCATTCTTGCTCTTGGATTGGGGTGTCGCCGTCATAAAGATCAATTTGTCATTGGTTTCGGTATCCTCGGGCTGTCCCTTCTCGTCGTAATGGTTATGGTTGGCCATGATCTTTTTGGGGAAATAGGGGAACGGGCGGGGACCGTTTTAGGGTCGGGATTTTTGATCTCAGGTCATATTCGAAATCATCATTTATGTCGCAAAGATGATTGTGAAAAATAG
- a CDS encoding DUF3299 domain-containing protein, with protein MNIQRTVMFILLFAVVLRIDTGSETPPSSLDHRPELQEAPLPQMMKGSLWETLATVSYDPYAPTFVPIFSDTLKKVNGKYVELVGFMIPLSAQKKQARFVLTPYSLGGCSFCAGGGGPESLVDVYPSKPIDFTYYPVTVTGRLELLQKDPSELFFRISKAEVVETRNMKNNPGDTY; from the coding sequence ATGAATATACAACGCACGGTAATGTTTATTTTGTTATTTGCTGTGGTTTTGAGAATAGATACTGGCAGTGAGACACCGCCCTCGTCATTAGACCATCGCCCAGAGCTTCAGGAGGCTCCGTTGCCCCAGATGATGAAGGGTTCGCTTTGGGAAACCCTTGCGACGGTGAGTTATGATCCTTATGCGCCGACCTTTGTACCCATTTTTTCCGATACGTTAAAAAAAGTGAATGGCAAATACGTCGAGCTTGTCGGATTTATGATTCCGCTATCGGCTCAAAAAAAACAGGCGCGTTTTGTTTTGACTCCGTATTCACTTGGGGGATGTTCATTTTGTGCAGGTGGAGGTGGGCCTGAGTCTCTTGTAGATGTTTACCCGAGCAAACCAATTGATTTTACTTATTATCCCGTTACCGTTACAGGTCGTCTGGAATTGTTGCAAAAAGATCCTTCCGAACTCTTTTTTCGCATCAGCAAAGCCGAGGTGGTGGAGACGCGTAATATGAAAAACAATCCTGGTGATACATATTAA